A genome region from Conger conger chromosome 16, fConCon1.1, whole genome shotgun sequence includes the following:
- the LOC133114112 gene encoding GTPase IMAP family member 9-like, which translates to MVLGRRVTVVDTPGLFDTSLSQQAVQDEILRCMAMSAPGPHAILLVLQIGRFTQEEQQSVEIIQTIFQSDAARYTILIFTHADKLKKASFHNFLSKQGETIQNLVKRFDRRILPFNNEDKQDPGQVANLLEMIDCMLAQRESPYFTNEAFQKMEQALVVFQQEELEGKREEIEREKRCAIAKLEADWENFSTEMSNEEQKNERKKRLIERNIERMSEKRAGVEKQLKVETEKLKQLQQLENTRRQRENEYKKKIKRVEKEIDDRYSMIALMQAESSNAFLRMNAWMILGEADSAIWAAMSAAAAAAAAQCSIQ; encoded by the coding sequence ATGGTGCTGGGGCGAAGAGTGACAGTGGTAGACACGCCCGGCCTGTTTGATACCTCACTCTCCCAGCAGGCTGTGCAGGATGAAATCCTGCGGTGCATGGCCATGTCTGCTCCGGGGCCCCATGCCATACTCCTGGTGCTGCAGATCGGCCGTTTCACCCAGGAAGAGCAGCAGAGCGTGGAGATCATCCAGACCATCTTCCAGAGTGATGCTGCCCGATACACCATCCTTATCTTCACCCATGCAGACAAGCTGAAGAAAGCCTCTTTCCACAACTTCCTCTCCAAGCAGGGTGAAACAATTCAGAACCTGGTGAAGCGATTTGACAGGAGGATCCTGCCCTTCAACAACGAGGACAAACAGGATCCCGGCCAGGTGGCCAACCTGCTGGAGATGATCGACTGCATgcttgcacagagagagagcccctATTTTACCAATGAGGCCTTCCAGAAAATGGAGCAGGCCCTTGTAGTCTTCCAGCAGGAAGAACTGGAGGGAAAACGGGAAGAAATAGAAAGGGAGAAGAGGTGTGCCATTGCAAAGTTGGAGGCAGACTGGGAAAACTTCTCCACCGAGATGAGCAACGAGGAACAAAAGAACGAGCGGAAGAAGAGACTCATTGAGCGGAACATAGAAAGGATGAGTGAGAAAAGGGCAGGAGTGGAGAAACAGCTCAAGGTGGAGACCGAGAAGCTGAAACAGCTGCAACAGCTGGAGAATaccaggagacagagagagaatgagtacAAGAAGAAGATCAAACGGGTGGAGAAGGAGATCGATGACAGATACTCTATGATTGCCCTGATGCAAGCAGAGAGCTCCAATGCCTTCCTCCGTATGAATGCATGGATGATTTTGGGAGAAGCCGACAGTGCGATCTGGGCAGCCAtgtctgcagcagcagcagcagcagcagctcagtGCTCTATTCAGTGA